The Vibrio agarivorans genome window below encodes:
- a CDS encoding rhodanese-like domain-containing protein encodes MQEYLEFFQQNMIMSLVWVGLFIALIANIYKSATAAYKEVTANQVTQMMNKEDGVVVDIRSKDEYKKGHITDSVHILPSEIKAGNLGSLENKKANPIIVVCKTGQTAAESANELAKAGFEKVYLLKNGLISWNEANLPLVRGKK; translated from the coding sequence ATGCAAGAATATTTAGAGTTTTTCCAACAGAACATGATTATGTCTTTGGTATGGGTGGGTTTGTTTATTGCATTGATTGCGAACATCTATAAGTCAGCAACAGCAGCATATAAAGAAGTCACCGCTAACCAAGTGACTCAAATGATGAATAAAGAAGACGGTGTTGTTGTCGATATTCGCTCAAAAGATGAGTACAAAAAGGGTCATATTACTGACTCAGTTCACATTTTACCGTCAGAAATCAAAGCGGGTAACCTAGGTAGCCTTGAAAACAAGAAAGCGAACCCAATTATCGTAGTATGTAAGACTGGTCAAACTGCCGCGGAAAGCGCAAATGAGCTTGCAAAAGCAGGCTTTGAGAAGGTTTACCTGCTTAAGAACGGTTTGATTTCTTGGAACGAAGCGAACCTACCACTGGTACGTGGTAAGAAGTAA
- the gpsA gene encoding NAD(P)H-dependent glycerol-3-phosphate dehydrogenase gives MTQASNALPYGKPISMTVIGAGSYGTSLAISLARNGDNVVIWGHELEHMAQLEADRANHEFLPGIEFPDSLIVESDLERALAASRDVLVVVPSHVFGIVLGSMKPYLREDARICWATKGLEPETGRLLKEVAHDKLGDQYSLAVLSGPTFAKELAMGMPTAISVASPDAEFVKELQDKIHCSKTFRVYANSDFIGMQLGGAVKNVIAIGAGMSDGIGFGANARTALITRGLAEMTRLGASLGAQPETFMGMAGLGDLVLTCTDNQSRNRRFGLALGQGKDVDLAQQEIGQVVEGYRNTKEVWLLANRMGVEMPIVDQIYQVLYQGKDARQAAQDLLARDKKAEA, from the coding sequence ATGACTCAAGCTTCAAACGCGCTTCCTTACGGCAAACCGATCAGCATGACGGTGATTGGCGCAGGCTCCTACGGTACTTCTCTGGCGATTTCTTTGGCGCGTAATGGCGACAATGTGGTGATCTGGGGACATGAGCTAGAGCATATGGCTCAACTTGAGGCCGATCGTGCCAACCATGAGTTTCTACCGGGAATCGAATTTCCAGACAGTTTAATTGTTGAATCTGATCTAGAGCGTGCATTAGCGGCAAGCCGTGATGTGTTGGTTGTCGTGCCAAGCCATGTGTTTGGTATCGTGCTTGGCAGTATGAAGCCCTACCTGCGCGAAGACGCGCGTATCTGCTGGGCGACGAAGGGCCTAGAGCCTGAGACAGGTCGTCTGCTAAAAGAAGTGGCTCACGATAAACTTGGTGACCAATATTCACTGGCAGTACTCTCTGGTCCTACGTTTGCCAAAGAGCTCGCGATGGGGATGCCAACGGCCATTTCGGTCGCCTCACCAGACGCAGAATTTGTGAAAGAGCTGCAAGACAAGATCCACTGCAGTAAGACGTTCCGCGTTTACGCTAATTCAGATTTCATCGGTATGCAGCTTGGTGGCGCAGTAAAGAACGTGATTGCGATTGGTGCTGGCATGTCTGATGGCATTGGCTTTGGCGCGAATGCGCGTACGGCCCTGATCACTCGTGGTCTTGCGGAAATGACTCGCCTTGGCGCTTCGCTGGGCGCACAACCGGAAACCTTTATGGGTATGGCGGGCTTGGGTGACTTAGTGTTAACGTGTACCGATAACCAATCACGTAATCGCCGCTTTGGTCTAGCTTTAGGCCAAGGTAAAGATGTCGACTTAGCACAACAAGAGATTGGTCAGGTGGTTGAAGGCTATCGCAATACCAAGGAAGTGTGGTTATTAGCCAACCGCATGGGGGTAGAGATGCCGATTGTCGACCAAATCTATCAAGTGTTGTATCAAGGCAAAGATGCGCGTCAAGCGGCACAAGACTTGTTAGCGCGAGATAAAAAAGCCGAAGCATAA
- a CDS encoding GNAT family N-acetyltransferase, whose amino-acid sequence MLDIEPLDPIKLPLVTRLYKQYYPSKPKRDELIIVGYIEKQLCAVVRFRTIEGYRLLTGMLIAPEQQGKGLGHQLLNYCQSEVLREKDYCFAYTHLEAFYAQHGFEAVATDELPGALKGLYLRYTGSGKKLVAMRWQNQ is encoded by the coding sequence ATGTTAGATATTGAGCCACTAGACCCAATAAAACTGCCTTTAGTCACGCGCCTTTATAAGCAGTACTACCCTTCAAAGCCTAAACGCGATGAGTTGATTATCGTTGGCTATATAGAAAAGCAGCTGTGTGCGGTGGTGCGCTTTCGCACCATTGAAGGCTATCGCCTGCTGACGGGCATGCTGATTGCGCCAGAGCAGCAAGGAAAAGGTTTAGGACACCAGCTACTCAATTACTGTCAGAGTGAAGTGCTCAGGGAGAAAGATTACTGCTTTGCTTATACACACCTTGAAGCGTTTTACGCACAGCATGGGTTTGAGGCTGTCGCTACAGATGAACTTCCTGGGGCGTTGAAAGGGCTTTATTTGCGCTATACGGGGAGTGGGAAGAAGTTAGTGGCGATGAGGTGGCAAAACCAATAG
- the secB gene encoding protein-export chaperone SecB — protein MAEAAQPQAPEQNFTIQRIFLKDLSFEAPNSPTMFQKEWNPDVKLDLDTQSRELGEGVYEVVLRITVTVKNAEETAFLCEIQQGGIFTAAKMEAGQLAHCLGAFCPNILFPYARETISGLVVKGTFPQLNLAPVNFDALFMNYLQQQAQQEGQQADA, from the coding sequence ATGGCTGAAGCAGCACAACCACAAGCGCCAGAGCAAAACTTCACAATTCAACGCATCTTCCTAAAAGACTTGTCTTTTGAAGCGCCAAACTCACCAACAATGTTCCAAAAAGAGTGGAACCCAGATGTAAAACTGGATCTAGACACTCAAAGCCGTGAGCTAGGTGAAGGCGTATACGAAGTGGTTCTACGCATTACTGTGACAGTTAAGAACGCTGAAGAAACAGCTTTCCTATGTGAAATCCAACAAGGTGGCATCTTCACAGCAGCGAAAATGGAAGCGGGCCAACTAGCTCATTGTCTAGGTGCATTCTGCCCGAATATCCTATTCCCTTACGCGCGTGAAACTATCTCAGGCCTAGTCGTTAAAGGTACGTTCCCACAATTGAACCTAGCGCCAGTTAACTTTGACGCATTGTTCATGAACTACCTACAGCAACAAGCACAGCAAGAAGGTCAGCAAGCTGACGCATAA
- the birA gene encoding bifunctional biotin--[acetyl-CoA-carboxylase] ligase/biotin operon repressor BirA, whose protein sequence is MIPRTPKAKLDILRLLAQGGFHSGEEIGKTLGISRAAVSKHIKGIQEWGVEVFSLQGKGYQLAEPMTLLDAERIASHTHAPVMLHPVIDSTNQYLLNQVDSLESGTTCIAEYQSQGRGRRGRQWVSPFGANLYLSMYWRLEAGMAAAMGLSLVVGVAVVEALESLGVADVKLKWPNDLYYQDKKLAGILVELSGQAGGAAHLVIGMGMNIAMSEQIPGIDQPWVSLKQVIEEHESHPLRLIQGDVDRNQLCVAFINAWQTALQDYEEQGMHRFVERWNRVDNFLNRPIKLMMGQREISGISRGINEQGAVLIETEQGVEAHIGGEISLRGL, encoded by the coding sequence ATGATCCCACGCACGCCAAAAGCCAAGCTCGATATTTTACGCCTGCTCGCTCAAGGTGGATTTCACTCTGGCGAAGAGATTGGCAAAACACTTGGCATCAGCCGAGCGGCAGTGAGCAAACACATTAAAGGCATTCAAGAGTGGGGCGTTGAAGTTTTCTCTTTGCAAGGTAAAGGCTATCAACTGGCCGAGCCCATGACGCTGCTTGATGCGGAGCGTATCGCTTCTCACACCCATGCGCCAGTAATGCTTCACCCAGTGATTGATTCCACCAATCAATATTTGCTTAATCAAGTGGATAGCTTGGAAAGCGGCACGACCTGTATTGCCGAATATCAATCTCAAGGGCGAGGCCGTAGAGGTCGTCAATGGGTGTCCCCGTTTGGTGCTAACCTATACTTGTCGATGTATTGGCGCTTAGAGGCCGGTATGGCGGCTGCCATGGGCCTGAGCTTGGTGGTTGGCGTTGCCGTAGTGGAGGCGTTAGAGTCGTTAGGGGTTGCTGATGTGAAGCTGAAGTGGCCAAACGATCTCTATTATCAGGATAAAAAACTGGCAGGTATCTTAGTTGAGCTGTCTGGCCAAGCGGGCGGAGCGGCACACCTTGTGATTGGTATGGGCATGAACATTGCCATGTCAGAGCAAATACCAGGTATTGATCAGCCGTGGGTCTCTCTTAAACAAGTGATTGAAGAGCATGAAAGTCACCCACTGCGTCTAATACAAGGTGACGTCGATAGGAATCAATTGTGCGTTGCGTTTATCAATGCTTGGCAAACTGCCCTGCAAGATTATGAAGAGCAGGGCATGCATAGATTTGTTGAGCGCTGGAATCGCGTGGATAACTTTCTCAATCGCCCGATTAAGTTGATGATGGGGCAGCGTGAAATATCGGGTATATCGCGTGGGATCAACGAACAAGGCGCGGTGTTAATCGAGACCGAGCAAGGTGTAGAGGCGCATATTGGTGGAGAGATCTCACTTCGAGGCCTTTGA
- the murB gene encoding UDP-N-acetylmuramate dehydrogenase, whose translation MQFKSHTSLAPYHTFGIEQTCQHLVEVSSVEELIELYQSPQWQDLPKLFVGKGSNMLFTEAYQGIVVINQLLGKQVTQTDEAFHLHIEGGEDWPSLVAWCVEQGYDGLENLALIPGCCGSAPIQNIGAYGVEFADVCEYVDILCLESFSIKRLTRDECLFGYRDSIFKHALYEKAIVVAVGLKLDKNWQANTQYGPLKEIEEPTAKAIFERVCQVRMEKLPDPAKSGNAGSFFKNPVISNAQYQALVEQYPNMVAYPAESGMKVAAGWLIDQCGLKGQRQGGAQIHPNQALVIVNKDNASANDVVLLAATVRNAVWKKYRIALEHEVRFMGAVQETRLERIVGELQ comes from the coding sequence ATGCAATTCAAATCTCATACTAGCTTAGCGCCTTATCACACATTTGGTATTGAACAAACGTGCCAACATCTTGTTGAAGTTTCTTCTGTTGAAGAGCTTATTGAGCTCTATCAGTCACCTCAATGGCAAGACCTGCCCAAGCTGTTCGTTGGCAAGGGCAGCAATATGCTGTTTACCGAGGCGTATCAAGGCATCGTTGTCATTAACCAACTGCTTGGAAAACAAGTCACACAAACAGATGAAGCCTTTCATCTGCACATCGAAGGTGGTGAAGACTGGCCATCGCTGGTGGCGTGGTGTGTCGAGCAAGGGTATGACGGCTTGGAAAACCTCGCCTTGATCCCTGGCTGCTGCGGCTCTGCGCCTATCCAAAACATTGGGGCTTATGGTGTTGAGTTTGCCGATGTGTGTGAGTATGTCGATATTTTATGCCTAGAATCCTTCAGCATTAAGAGATTGACGCGTGATGAGTGCCTGTTTGGTTATCGCGATTCAATTTTCAAACATGCGCTGTATGAGAAAGCGATTGTGGTTGCTGTGGGCTTAAAGCTAGATAAAAACTGGCAAGCGAACACGCAATATGGCCCTTTAAAAGAGATTGAGGAGCCGACCGCCAAAGCCATTTTTGAGCGCGTGTGTCAGGTGCGTATGGAAAAGCTCCCAGACCCAGCGAAAAGCGGTAATGCGGGCAGCTTTTTCAAAAACCCTGTGATCAGCAATGCGCAGTATCAAGCGCTTGTTGAGCAATACCCAAACATGGTGGCTTACCCAGCAGAAAGTGGAATGAAAGTTGCCGCAGGCTGGCTTATCGACCAATGTGGCCTCAAAGGCCAGCGTCAAGGCGGCGCTCAAATTCATCCTAATCAAGCCTTAGTGATTGTAAATAAAGACAACGCCAGTGCTAATGATGTGGTGTTGCTCGCCGCGACAGTGCGTAATGCGGTGTGGAAAAAATATCGTATTGCACTTGAGCATGAGGTGCGTTTTATGGGGGCAGTGCAAGAGACGCGCTTAGAGCGTATTGTGGGAGAGTTGCAATGA